Proteins from one Flavobacterium branchiarum genomic window:
- a CDS encoding PH domain-containing protein, producing the protein MGIFSAILGNAGSVSQEDLVKNYGLLLTDSEEIEMGFKLIRDTFIFTTKRLILVDKQGLTGSKTEYKSISYKSITRFSVETAGTFDLDAELKIWVSSELNPSIVKQFNKSVNVYEVQKILAHHVLK; encoded by the coding sequence ATGGGAATATTTTCAGCAATACTTGGTAATGCAGGATCAGTAAGTCAAGAGGATTTAGTTAAAAATTACGGATTGCTTTTAACTGACAGCGAAGAAATCGAAATGGGTTTCAAACTTATTCGTGATACTTTTATCTTTACGACTAAACGCTTAATTCTGGTTGACAAACAAGGCTTAACTGGTAGCAAAACCGAATACAAATCAATTTCATACAAAAGCATCACACGCTTTAGTGTTGAAACAGCAGGGACTTTTGACCTTGATGCTGAATTAAAAATCTGGGTTTCTAGCGAACTAAACCCAAGCATTGTGAAACAATTTAACAAATCAGTTAATGTTTATGAGGTTCAGAAAATATTAGCACATCACGTTTTAAAATAA
- a CDS encoding energy transducer TonB, whose protein sequence is MSTSSIYENKWIDLVFENRNKEYGAYQLRHESSRNSIKALFMGLLLITAIVSITMLISKLNHSNVAPSQPDTPAVEIKLTDIPYVVTEKSVAMPEVKSQQPTETVIEKSQLVNPTIVEASQATPEIAKNTENAVVVTPTEGSTGTATNVLTTGGSGSGTEIVKTPGNGNELVTTGALDKLPEFPGGINKFYTYVGNNFNRPELDSERTVRIYVSFVIERDGSMTDILVKNDPGYGLGKEAIRVLKSLRTKWTPGMINSKPVRTAYNLPITIKAE, encoded by the coding sequence ATGTCAACATCAAGCATCTACGAAAACAAATGGATTGACCTTGTATTCGAAAACAGAAACAAAGAGTATGGCGCGTATCAGTTACGACATGAGAGTTCTAGAAACTCTATCAAAGCTCTTTTCATGGGATTATTACTAATCACGGCGATTGTATCTATTACAATGTTAATTAGCAAGCTGAATCACTCTAATGTCGCGCCAAGTCAACCCGATACTCCGGCGGTAGAAATCAAATTAACCGACATCCCGTATGTGGTGACAGAAAAATCAGTAGCAATGCCTGAAGTAAAATCACAACAACCTACAGAAACGGTTATTGAAAAAAGCCAACTTGTTAACCCTACAATTGTAGAAGCAAGTCAAGCTACTCCAGAAATTGCTAAAAACACAGAGAATGCTGTGGTAGTAACTCCAACTGAAGGAAGTACTGGAACAGCAACTAATGTTTTAACAACTGGCGGAAGTGGAAGCGGAACGGAAATTGTAAAAACGCCTGGTAATGGCAACGAACTTGTAACAACAGGTGCCCTAGACAAGCTACCAGAATTTCCGGGAGGAATAAATAAATTCTACACCTATGTAGGAAATAATTTTAATCGCCCAGAATTAGACAGCGAAAGAACAGTTCGTATTTATGTATCTTTTGTAATCGAAAGAGATGGAAGCATGACCGATATTCTAGTGAAAAATGATCCAGGATATGGATTAGGGAAAGAAGCTATTAGAGTTTTAAAATCTTTAAGAACTAAGTGGACTCCAGGAATGATTAATTCAAAACCTGTTCGTACCGCATATAATCTGCCAATCACAATAAAAGCAGAATAA
- a CDS encoding RNA polymerase sigma factor, whose amino-acid sequence MEINSKIEKAKNGDQIAFTFLLDHYWNEVYSFMLKRTENETIAEDITIETFSKAFDKIKTYNPEFQFNTWLIAIAKNVHIDLLRKKKANLFIEITDQENQQAYNIADTTPSVEDELITEQNLSRLLHCIKELKPHYQEVIQLRYFQEMSYQEIALKINEPLSNVKIKLLRAKKLLAEVIKNKR is encoded by the coding sequence TTGGAAATAAATTCTAAAATAGAGAAAGCAAAAAATGGAGATCAAATCGCCTTCACTTTTTTGTTGGACCATTATTGGAACGAAGTATATAGCTTCATGCTTAAACGCACCGAAAACGAAACCATTGCCGAGGACATCACTATCGAAACTTTCTCTAAAGCTTTTGATAAAATAAAAACTTATAATCCCGAATTTCAATTCAATACTTGGCTCATTGCAATTGCAAAAAATGTCCACATTGATCTATTGCGTAAAAAGAAAGCTAATCTTTTTATAGAAATTACTGATCAAGAAAACCAACAAGCTTACAATATAGCCGACACAACTCCGTCTGTAGAGGATGAATTGATTACTGAACAAAATTTATCCCGACTATTACATTGCATCAAAGAATTAAAACCACATTATCAGGAAGTAATTCAACTACGCTATTTTCAAGAAATGAGTTACCAAGAAATTGCACTCAAAATCAACGAGCCTCTAAGCAATGTAAAAATAAAATTACTTCGTGCTAAAAAATTATTAGCAGAAGTGATTAAAAACAAAAGATAA
- a CDS encoding glycosyltransferase yields the protein MLTIILYFFIAIVVIQLSYYLGVFSKFSFAKTQNITTKRIPISVIVCAKNEAENAIKYIPLLIEQDYPDFEIVLIDDASSDETLDIFENFESQYPDLIRLVKVKNNEAFWGNKKYALTLGIKAAKKEYLLFTDADCYPTSKNWISAMSSQFTMNKTIVLGYSAYDKIEKSFLNKIIRFENLLTSIQYFSWAKVGFPYMGVGRNLAYKKEEFFNVNGFISHIQVRSGDDDLFINQAANGNNTTIAYSPESFTYSKPKEKYKDWFIKKRKHVATAAYYKVFDKIQLGIFHCSQLLFFLLAIILLSFQFQWIIVLSLFLVRYIAVWIVIGFSAGKLKENDLKIWFPIVEIVLIFTQINIFITNLFSKPVHWK from the coding sequence ATGCTTACAATTATTTTATACTTTTTTATTGCTATCGTTGTAATACAGCTTTCTTATTATTTGGGTGTATTTAGTAAATTCTCATTTGCTAAAACACAGAATATCACTACAAAGAGAATTCCTATTTCAGTTATTGTCTGCGCAAAAAACGAAGCCGAGAATGCAATTAAATACATTCCGTTATTAATAGAACAAGATTATCCTGATTTCGAAATTGTCTTAATAGACGATGCCTCAAGTGATGAAACTTTAGATATTTTTGAAAATTTCGAAAGCCAATATCCCGATCTTATCCGCTTAGTTAAAGTAAAAAACAACGAAGCCTTTTGGGGAAATAAAAAATATGCCTTGACATTAGGAATAAAAGCAGCCAAAAAGGAATATTTATTATTTACTGATGCCGATTGTTATCCTACTTCTAAAAATTGGATTTCTGCAATGAGCTCTCAATTTACAATGAACAAAACAATAGTTTTAGGATATAGCGCTTATGATAAAATAGAGAAATCATTTTTAAACAAAATCATTCGTTTTGAAAATTTACTTACTTCAATCCAATACTTTTCATGGGCAAAAGTAGGATTCCCTTATATGGGAGTTGGTCGAAATTTAGCCTATAAAAAAGAAGAATTCTTTAATGTAAATGGTTTTATCAGTCACATTCAAGTTCGATCAGGAGATGATGATTTATTTATAAACCAAGCTGCCAATGGTAATAACACAACTATTGCTTATTCTCCTGAGAGCTTCACCTATTCAAAACCAAAAGAAAAATATAAAGATTGGTTTATTAAAAAAAGAAAGCATGTAGCAACTGCTGCTTATTACAAAGTTTTTGACAAAATACAATTAGGTATTTTTCATTGCTCTCAATTGCTATTCTTCCTATTGGCTATTATTTTATTGTCTTTCCAGTTTCAATGGATCATTGTTTTAAGCTTGTTCCTAGTGAGATACATCGCTGTATGGATAGTTATAGGGTTTTCTGCTGGAAAGTTAAAAGAGAATGATTTGAAAATTTGGTTTCCTATTGTAGAAATTGTCCTTATATTCACTCAAATTAATATCTTTATAACTAATCTTTTTTCAAAACCGGTACATTGGAAATAA
- a CDS encoding FMN-binding negative transcriptional regulator: MHTPSIFKNEDPEAIRSFLKENSFGILINQTNGKLWATHIPLEIETRQDGKEVLCGHISKLNPQGEGFVQNDQILAVFSGAHSYISSSWYDHENVPTWNYSAVHIYGRVKIIDHEAAIESLKKLVDKYEAGSEKPIRIEDLSKKTMRQAHGIIAFEIEIDEIQATKKMSQNRDDVNYKNIITALEKTENPQSIAVAKEMAKCRK, translated from the coding sequence ATGCACACACCAAGTATATTTAAAAATGAAGACCCCGAAGCAATACGTTCTTTCCTTAAAGAAAATAGTTTCGGAATATTGATCAATCAAACAAACGGAAAATTATGGGCAACTCATATTCCGTTAGAGATAGAAACAAGACAAGATGGTAAAGAAGTACTATGTGGTCATATCTCAAAATTAAACCCTCAAGGAGAAGGTTTTGTTCAAAACGATCAAATCTTAGCCGTTTTTTCGGGAGCACATAGTTACATTTCATCATCTTGGTACGATCATGAAAATGTACCTACTTGGAATTATAGTGCTGTACACATATATGGTCGAGTAAAAATTATAGATCATGAGGCTGCAATTGAATCATTGAAAAAATTAGTTGACAAATACGAAGCTGGTTCTGAAAAACCAATTCGCATAGAAGATTTATCTAAAAAAACAATGCGACAAGCACATGGTATAATCGCTTTCGAAATTGAAATAGATGAAATTCAGGCAACTAAAAAAATGTCCCAAAACCGAGACGATGTTAACTACAAAAACATAATCACAGCCTTAGAAAAAACAGAAAACCCTCAGTCTATTGCGGTTGCAAAAGAAATGGCAAAATGCCGAAAGTAA
- the murB gene encoding UDP-N-acetylmuramate dehydrogenase, with translation MEILSQFSLKNHNTFGIEAKAKQFVAVHSITELKKVLEENKNQKKFILGGGSNMLLTKDIDALVIHIDLKGKKIIKENDDYVWVESQAGETWHDFVLWTIEQDFGGLENMSLIPGNVGTTPVQNIGAYGTEIKDTFVSCDAMNIETQEIRTFNHAECNFGYRESIFKHEVKDQYIITSVTYKLTKRNHKINTSYGDITAELAKNNITNPTLKDVSNAVIAIRQSKLPDPKELGNSGSFFKNPILLKSDFEKIHQKFPEMKYYDVSETEVKVPAGWLIEQAGFKGKRFGDAGIHKNQALVLVNYGNATGQEILAISKEIQKTVFEKFGIHIEAEVNVI, from the coding sequence ATGGAAATTCTATCTCAATTTTCTTTAAAAAATCACAATACATTTGGCATCGAAGCCAAAGCAAAACAATTCGTTGCCGTACATTCAATTACTGAATTAAAAAAGGTATTGGAAGAAAATAAAAATCAAAAAAAATTCATACTTGGAGGCGGAAGTAATATGCTTTTAACCAAAGACATTGACGCCTTAGTCATTCATATTGATTTAAAAGGAAAAAAGATAATCAAAGAAAATGACGATTACGTATGGGTCGAAAGTCAAGCTGGCGAAACATGGCATGATTTTGTACTCTGGACAATCGAACAAGATTTTGGAGGACTAGAAAACATGTCGCTCATTCCTGGCAATGTAGGAACTACTCCTGTACAAAATATTGGCGCATATGGAACGGAAATAAAAGACACCTTTGTTTCTTGTGATGCTATGAATATTGAAACTCAAGAAATAAGAACTTTTAACCACGCTGAATGCAATTTTGGATACCGAGAAAGCATCTTTAAGCATGAAGTAAAAGACCAATACATAATAACATCGGTAACTTACAAACTAACGAAGCGCAATCACAAGATCAATACATCTTATGGAGATATTACTGCTGAATTAGCCAAAAACAACATCACTAACCCAACTTTAAAAGACGTTAGCAATGCTGTAATTGCAATAAGACAAAGTAAATTACCAGATCCTAAAGAATTAGGAAATAGTGGTAGTTTTTTCAAAAATCCAATTCTATTAAAATCAGATTTTGAAAAAATCCATCAAAAATTTCCAGAAATGAAATATTACGATGTTTCTGAAACTGAAGTAAAAGTTCCTGCAGGCTGGCTTATTGAGCAAGCTGGCTTTAAAGGAAAACGTTTTGGTGACGCTGGAATTCATAAGAATCAAGCTTTAGTACTTGTTAATTATGGAAACGCAACTGGACAAGAAATACTAGCAATCTCAAAAGAGATTCAAAAGACTGTTTTTGAAAAATTTGGAATACACATAGAAGCAGAAGTTAATGTGATTTAA
- a CDS encoding glycosyltransferase, which produces MKGLEEFGDFEICTWELKTPNNTKLNRFKRIAEFIFASFSIKKIIRLEKPDMVIAERTTSYGFLAALSGVNTIAIAQQGRTDLWPEKSALLPLKKTIQKYAFQKAHLIHAWGPVMTISMKAIDVDMNKVMVMPKGIDLSLFTASINNTPKIEAIVTRSLESEYRHDCILKAFSILDKKNIDFNLTIVGNGTQSEHLKKLAINLGIQNKVFFTGRIANTALPQLLQQANFYISMPSTEGVSASLFEAMACNCYPIVSDIPGNQSWILHRNNGLLIPMDNHQKLAEELIWSFENIKSRNLAIIHNRKFIEENANYATNMKIIADKYHELINSQNT; this is translated from the coding sequence ATGAAAGGCTTAGAGGAGTTTGGTGATTTTGAAATTTGCACTTGGGAACTCAAAACACCAAACAATACCAAACTCAACCGCTTTAAGCGAATAGCCGAATTTATATTCGCATCTTTTTCAATAAAAAAAATCATCCGATTAGAAAAACCAGACATGGTTATTGCCGAAAGAACAACCAGCTATGGGTTTCTTGCAGCACTATCGGGCGTAAACACAATTGCAATCGCACAACAAGGACGAACCGATTTGTGGCCAGAAAAATCGGCACTACTACCATTAAAAAAGACAATCCAGAAATACGCTTTCCAAAAAGCACATTTAATACATGCTTGGGGCCCTGTAATGACAATATCCATGAAAGCCATTGATGTAGACATGAATAAAGTCATGGTCATGCCTAAAGGAATCGATCTATCCCTTTTCACTGCTTCTATTAACAATACTCCTAAAATAGAAGCCATTGTCACTCGTTCGTTAGAATCAGAATACAGACATGATTGCATCCTAAAAGCATTTTCAATTTTAGATAAAAAAAACATTGATTTTAACTTAACTATCGTTGGAAACGGAACTCAATCAGAACACCTAAAAAAACTTGCTATAAACTTAGGCATTCAAAACAAAGTGTTCTTTACTGGCCGAATTGCAAATACAGCCTTGCCTCAATTATTACAACAAGCCAACTTTTACATCAGCATGCCAAGTACCGAAGGGGTTTCTGCCTCATTATTTGAAGCAATGGCCTGCAACTGCTACCCTATTGTATCTGACATTCCCGGAAATCAAAGCTGGATACTACATCGCAACAATGGACTACTAATCCCGATGGACAACCACCAGAAACTTGCAGAAGAACTTATTTGGTCATTTGAGAACATAAAATCCAGAAATCTAGCAATAATTCATAATAGAAAATTTATTGAAGAAAACGCAAACTACGCTACCAACATGAAAATTATTGCGGATAAATACCATGAACTAATAAATTCTCAAAACACCTAA
- a CDS encoding DUF2461 domain-containing protein encodes MLTKESLQFLDDLKTNNNRDWFLENKKRYEIFKKDYHQLVADFLDAMKPMDASLELLEVKNCTFRINRDIRFSKDKSPYKAHLGVWLSTGVKGQNRSGYYVHIEKGASFIAGGLYSPEAEDLKKVRKEIAFFYDDLEAIVADKNFEKEFGSLDVTETNSLKNPPRGYEKDHPAIEFLKLKSFTATQKFDIKEVTQKDFASKMSQKLIALKPLNEFINRALTTDEF; translated from the coding sequence ATGCTTACCAAAGAAAGTTTACAGTTTTTAGATGATTTAAAAACCAATAACAACAGAGATTGGTTTTTAGAAAACAAGAAACGTTATGAAATCTTTAAAAAAGATTATCACCAACTAGTTGCCGATTTTCTGGATGCAATGAAACCTATGGATGCCTCATTGGAGTTATTGGAAGTGAAAAATTGCACTTTCAGAATTAACCGAGACATTCGCTTCTCTAAAGACAAATCACCGTACAAGGCACATCTTGGCGTTTGGCTTTCTACAGGAGTAAAAGGTCAAAACCGATCAGGTTATTATGTTCACATCGAAAAAGGAGCTAGCTTTATAGCAGGCGGATTATATTCGCCAGAAGCCGAAGACTTAAAGAAAGTCCGTAAAGAAATTGCTTTTTTCTATGATGACCTAGAAGCTATTGTAGCTGATAAAAATTTCGAAAAGGAATTCGGAAGCTTAGATGTAACCGAAACGAACTCACTAAAAAATCCACCACGAGGATACGAGAAAGACCATCCTGCAATTGAGTTTTTAAAACTAAAAAGCTTTACTGCAACGCAAAAATTCGACATAAAAGAAGTAACACAGAAAGATTTTGCCTCAAAAATGAGTCAAAAACTTATTGCACTAAAACCATTAAATGAATTTATCAATCGCGCTTTGACAACCGATGAATTCTAA
- a CDS encoding thioredoxin domain-containing protein: MKFPQTLIIIIAFIFASCNGQSENIKTIEPTAFAEKLNTTQNPQVLDVRTPEEFTSQHIENAVNINWNGDDFATKAAAFDKSKPIFVYCLSGGRSKKAAKKLEALGFTTIYELDGGIMRWNAQGFSNTNPNTKAQGMTSQEYMALLNTDKKVLVDFYAEWCGPCKQMTPYLIKMQKELADKVTIIRIDVDQNKTLVKDMKIDQLPTLLLYENKEVKWKNTGFISEADLKKQL; this comes from the coding sequence ATGAAATTTCCACAAACATTAATTATTATAATCGCCTTTATATTTGCCTCTTGCAACGGTCAATCTGAAAATATCAAAACTATTGAACCAACTGCTTTTGCTGAAAAATTAAATACTACTCAAAATCCTCAGGTTTTAGACGTAAGAACTCCTGAAGAATTTACCTCACAACATATCGAAAATGCAGTAAATATAAATTGGAACGGTGACGACTTTGCTACAAAAGCAGCGGCCTTCGACAAATCAAAACCTATTTTTGTATATTGTTTAAGTGGTGGAAGAAGCAAAAAAGCAGCTAAAAAACTAGAAGCACTAGGCTTCACAACCATTTACGAGCTAGACGGTGGAATCATGAGATGGAACGCACAAGGATTCTCAAATACAAACCCAAATACTAAAGCACAAGGAATGACAAGCCAAGAATACATGGCTTTATTAAATACAGATAAAAAAGTTTTAGTAGATTTTTATGCAGAATGGTGTGGTCCGTGCAAACAAATGACTCCGTATCTTATCAAGATGCAAAAAGAACTAGCTGACAAAGTAACTATCATTCGTATTGATGTTGACCAAAACAAGACCTTGGTAAAAGACATGAAAATCGACCAACTTCCGACGCTATTACTATATGAGAACAAAGAGGTAAAATGGAAAAACACAGGATTTATTAGCGAAGCTGACTTAAAGAAACAACTATAG
- the recF gene encoding DNA replication/repair protein RecF (All proteins in this family for which functions are known are DNA-binding proteins that assist the filamentation of RecA onto DNA for the initiation of recombination or recombinational repair.), with amino-acid sequence MYLKKISLFNYKNFSEASFEFDKKINCFVGKNGIGKTNVLDAIYHLAYGKSYFNPLAVQNIKHGEEFFVIDAEIEKNERNEQIVCSLKKGQKKILKRNGKAYDKFSDHVGFIPLVIISPADRDLIIEGSETRRKFMDTVISQLDSHYLQQLIQYQKVLSQRNALLKYFALNHVFDNDTLSIYNEQLDGYGKSIFEKRKQFIEAFIPIFNTHHHAITGSEETVQLVYESHLFEKDLLPLLQENINKDRALHYTSVGIHKDDLSFEIDNHPIKKFGSQGQQKSFLIALKLAQFEFLKKQSGVKPILLFDDIFDKLDESRVAKIIEMVNDDTFGQLFISDTHPDRTETIVKSTHQSYKIFNL; translated from the coding sequence ATGTATTTAAAAAAGATTTCTCTATTCAATTATAAAAATTTTTCAGAAGCCAGCTTCGAATTTGACAAAAAGATAAATTGTTTCGTCGGAAAAAACGGTATCGGAAAAACAAATGTACTCGATGCTATTTACCACTTAGCTTATGGAAAAAGCTATTTCAACCCTTTGGCTGTGCAGAACATCAAGCATGGAGAAGAGTTTTTTGTAATAGATGCCGAGATAGAAAAAAATGAACGAAACGAACAAATTGTTTGTAGTTTAAAAAAAGGGCAGAAAAAAATTCTTAAAAGAAACGGCAAAGCTTACGACAAATTTTCCGACCACGTAGGATTCATCCCTTTAGTAATAATTTCGCCAGCCGACAGAGATTTAATCATTGAAGGAAGCGAAACTCGCCGTAAGTTCATGGATACTGTGATCTCGCAATTAGACTCTCATTATCTACAACAACTTATCCAATATCAAAAAGTACTTAGTCAGCGTAATGCTTTACTTAAATACTTTGCATTGAATCACGTTTTCGACAACGACACCTTATCTATATATAATGAGCAACTAGATGGATATGGAAAGTCTATTTTTGAAAAGAGAAAACAATTCATCGAGGCTTTTATTCCGATTTTCAACACGCATCATCATGCAATTACAGGATCTGAAGAAACAGTTCAATTAGTCTATGAGAGCCATTTGTTCGAAAAAGACCTGCTGCCATTATTACAAGAAAACATAAATAAGGACCGCGCTTTACATTATACAAGCGTCGGAATTCATAAAGACGATTTATCATTCGAAATTGACAACCATCCTATTAAAAAATTCGGATCTCAAGGACAACAAAAGTCTTTCTTGATAGCCTTAAAATTGGCACAATTCGAATTCTTAAAAAAGCAATCTGGTGTAAAACCAATTTTGCTATTTGATGATATTTTTGACAAATTAGACGAAAGTCGCGTAGCTAAAATTATCGAAATGGTTAACGATGATACTTTCGGACAACTTTTCATCTCAGACACCCACCCGGATCGAACAGAAACTATTGTAAAATCAACACACCAGAGCTACAAAATATTTAATTTATGA
- a CDS encoding tetratricopeptide repeat protein, with protein sequence MATYNKRGYKAPKEKEVKDEVVNEEQQVILDGKNSKTAEVFSKLDETASKTEDWVARNQKIIIGLVAAIAVGTIGYLAYQRFIALPKQDEAANEMFVAQQNFEKATNGVASDSLYKLALNGSEGKFGFLKIADEYSGTDAGNLANYYAGIAYLNTGKYDEAISYLGKFKSKDLILGALAKGAIGDAYSQKNQQKEALDYYVKAAESNKNDFTTPRFLLKAGKTALALGQKADALKYFTEIKESYEATPEAASVDVLIGLAQ encoded by the coding sequence ATGGCTACTTACAATAAAAGAGGATATAAAGCACCAAAAGAAAAAGAAGTTAAAGATGAAGTTGTTAATGAAGAACAACAAGTAATTCTTGACGGGAAAAACAGTAAAACTGCTGAGGTATTTTCTAAATTAGATGAAACTGCTTCTAAAACTGAAGACTGGGTTGCTAGAAACCAAAAAATTATTATTGGATTAGTTGCTGCTATTGCTGTAGGAACAATAGGTTATTTGGCTTACCAAAGATTTATTGCTTTGCCAAAGCAAGACGAAGCTGCTAATGAAATGTTTGTTGCTCAACAGAATTTTGAAAAAGCAACTAACGGTGTAGCTAGTGATTCTTTGTATAAATTAGCATTGAATGGTTCAGAAGGTAAATTTGGATTTTTAAAAATCGCAGATGAATATTCTGGAACAGATGCTGGAAATTTAGCAAACTATTATGCTGGTATAGCATATTTAAATACAGGTAAATATGATGAGGCTATCTCTTATTTAGGTAAATTTAAGTCTAAAGATTTGATTTTAGGCGCTTTGGCAAAAGGTGCAATAGGTGATGCTTATTCTCAAAAAAACCAACAAAAAGAAGCTTTAGACTATTATGTAAAAGCTGCTGAGTCTAATAAAAATGATTTTACTACGCCACGTTTCTTGCTTAAGGCTGGAAAAACAGCTTTGGCTTTAGGTCAAAAAGCAGATGCGCTTAAATATTTTACAGAAATTAAAGAAAGCTATGAGGCAACTCCAGAAGCTGCTTCTGTAGATGTTTTGATTGGTTTAGCACAATAA
- the ribH gene encoding 6,7-dimethyl-8-ribityllumazine synthase, which produces MATENKNLSDYDKNTVPNAKNFRFGIVVSEWNETITEGLYNGAFEALLENQVPAQQIIRWNVPGSFELIYGAKKMLQTQNVDAVIVIGCVIQGQTKHFDFVCEGVTQGIKDLNVQTDIPVIFCVLTDNNIQQSIDRSGGIHGNKGTEAAIAAIKMAYIRQQASLNQFQDQQLLSAGALQIEDKPLELEK; this is translated from the coding sequence ATGGCTACCGAAAATAAAAATTTATCAGATTACGATAAAAACACTGTCCCAAATGCGAAAAATTTTCGATTTGGGATTGTTGTTTCAGAGTGGAATGAAACCATTACAGAAGGTCTTTATAATGGTGCTTTTGAGGCATTATTAGAGAATCAAGTTCCTGCTCAACAAATTATTCGATGGAATGTTCCTGGGAGTTTTGAGTTGATATACGGAGCAAAAAAAATGTTACAAACTCAAAATGTTGACGCAGTAATTGTTATTGGATGCGTAATTCAAGGACAAACTAAACATTTTGATTTTGTATGCGAAGGTGTAACGCAAGGAATTAAAGATTTGAATGTTCAAACTGATATTCCAGTTATTTTTTGTGTATTAACAGATAATAATATACAACAATCTATTGACAGAAGTGGTGGTATTCACGGTAACAAAGGTACCGAAGCTGCAATTGCGGCAATAAAAATGGCATACATCCGTCAGCAAGCATCTTTAAATCAGTTTCAAGACCAACAATTGTTGTCAGCTGGGGCGCTTCAAATAGAAGACAAGCCTTTGGAGCTAGAAAAATAA